From one Rhizobium rosettiformans genomic stretch:
- a CDS encoding F0F1 ATP synthase subunit C, translated as MEAEAAKYIGAGLACLGMAGTSLALGRIFGDYLTGALRNPSAADSQFGRLVFGFAVTEALGIFSLLIALLLLFAV; from the coding sequence ATGGAAGCGGAAGCAGCAAAGTACATCGGCGCGGGTCTCGCATGCCTCGGCATGGCTGGTACGTCCCTCGCTCTCGGCCGTATCTTCGGTGACTACCTGACCGGCGCACTGCGCAACCCGTCTGCTGCTGACAGCCAGTTCGGCCGTCTGGTATTCGGCTTCGCCGTTACGGAAGCTCTGGGCATCTTCTCGCTGCTCATCGCTCTCCTTCTCCTGTTCGCCGTCTAA
- a CDS encoding glycosyl transferase, with amino-acid sequence MLTVIMECHDQEPELAQTLSVLVAGAVEGLVSDVIVLDHGSTDGSSVVADAAGCRFYQQWDMKHVLATARGEWLLLIEPGARLGQGWVDEVAEYVALNKAPARFSESRLYRLPFYRRLTRSTPLLENGLLIPKRQAQGLAGEGRELLQLARGHKPRRLDSEIIPSWVAREARR; translated from the coding sequence ATGCTGACAGTGATCATGGAATGCCACGACCAGGAACCCGAGCTCGCACAGACCTTGTCCGTGCTGGTGGCCGGCGCGGTCGAGGGTCTGGTCAGCGATGTCATCGTGCTCGATCACGGCTCGACCGATGGCTCGTCCGTGGTTGCGGACGCTGCGGGATGCCGCTTTTATCAGCAATGGGACATGAAGCATGTGCTGGCGACAGCGCGGGGCGAATGGCTGCTGCTGATCGAACCGGGCGCGCGGCTCGGGCAGGGTTGGGTGGATGAGGTTGCGGAATATGTCGCGCTCAACAAGGCGCCGGCCCGGTTCTCCGAATCGCGGTTATACCGGCTGCCCTTCTATCGGCGGCTCACGCGCTCGACGCCGCTGCTTGAGAATGGCCTGCTGATCCCGAAGCGTCAGGCACAGGGGCTCGCAGGTGAGGGCAGGGAGCTGTTACAGCTGGCCCGCGGCCATAAGCCCCGCCGTCTCGACTCCGAGATCATTCCCTCCTGGGTCGCCCGCGAAGCGCGCCGCTAA
- a CDS encoding F0F1 ATP synthase subunit B: MDASFFALVALVLFFVLLAYLKVPGMMGKALDERADKIRDELAEAKRLREEAQHLLAEYQRKRKEAEAEAAAIVAAAEREAAALTAEAKQKTEEFVARRNALSEQKIKQAETEAVNAVRAAAVDLAIAAAEKVLAKKSDEAVQQTLFKASVGEVKSRLN, from the coding sequence ATGGACGCTTCATTTTTCGCACTCGTTGCCCTCGTTCTCTTCTTCGTCCTGCTCGCCTACCTGAAGGTACCGGGCATGATGGGCAAGGCTCTCGACGAGCGCGCCGACAAGATCCGTGACGAACTGGCCGAGGCCAAGCGTCTGCGCGAAGAGGCCCAGCACCTGCTGGCCGAGTACCAGCGCAAGCGCAAGGAAGCCGAAGCCGAGGCTGCAGCCATTGTGGCTGCCGCCGAGCGCGAAGCGGCTGCCCTGACCGCGGAAGCCAAGCAGAAGACCGAAGAGTTCGTTGCACGCCGCAACGCGCTTTCCGAGCAGAAGATCAAGCAGGCCGAGACTGAAGCCGTGAACGCCGTTCGCGCCGCAGCCGTCGACCTGGCGATTGCCGCTGCCGAGAAGGTTCTGGCTAAGAAGTCTGACGAAGCCGTGCAGCAGACGCTGTTCAAGGCCTCCGTCGGTGAAGTGAAGTCGCGCCTGAATTAA
- a CDS encoding F0F1 ATP synthase subunit B: protein MFVTPAFAQETPAEGQLHTETGVAHDEAHGGGVFPPFDFSTYPSQLLWLVITFSVFYMLMQKVIVPRLGGILENRHDRIAQDLDEAARLKSEADAAIETYERELTAAKAKAGQIASAARDASKAKADAERAAIETELSAKIAAAESRIADIKARAFAEVDTIAIDTVGTIVEELIGAKSTAADIKAAVSGVAKQGA from the coding sequence ATGTTTGTGACCCCCGCCTTTGCCCAGGAAACCCCGGCAGAAGGCCAGCTTCACACAGAGACCGGCGTGGCCCACGACGAGGCTCATGGCGGCGGCGTGTTCCCGCCGTTCGATTTTTCGACCTATCCGTCGCAGCTTCTGTGGCTGGTGATCACGTTCAGCGTGTTCTACATGCTCATGCAGAAGGTCATCGTTCCGCGCCTTGGCGGCATTCTTGAGAACCGCCACGACCGCATCGCTCAGGATCTCGACGAGGCTGCTCGTCTGAAGTCCGAAGCCGATGCCGCCATCGAAACCTACGAGCGCGAGCTGACCGCGGCCAAGGCGAAAGCCGGCCAGATCGCTTCTGCCGCTCGTGACGCATCCAAGGCCAAGGCCGATGCGGAGCGTGCTGCGATTGAGACGGAACTCTCCGCCAAGATCGCCGCTGCCGAAAGCCGCATTGCCGATATCAAGGCGCGCGCTTTCGCGGAAGTCGACACGATCGCCATCGACACCGTTGGCACGATCGTTGAAGAACTGATCGGCGCCAAGTCGACCGCAGCCGACATCAAGGCCGCCGTCTCCGGCGTCGCCAAGCAGGGAGCGTAA
- a CDS encoding PA0069 family radical SAM protein: protein MTELSLVSQAAFQPGNTADIADALMNASGMRIEIDRRRGRAAGINPAGRFESQERVAFDDGWHTLEDMPPFRTEVQVEKPRTVITRNDSPDIPFDRSINPYRGCEHGCIYCFARPTHSYMGLSAGLDFEAKLFAKPDAPRLLERELSKPGYKVKPIAIGTNTDPYQPIEREWRIMRQILEVLDKANHPVVIVTKSALILRDIDILKSMAERGLVKVGISVTTLDRKLSRTMEPRASTPAKRLEAIKTLSEAGIPVAVMMAPVIPALNDHEIERILDSGKAAGATEASYVLLRLPLEVSPLFRDWLLQHYPDRYRHVMSLVRSMRDGKDYDAEFGKRMKGAGPYAWQISRRFEMATKRLGLMRRSLHLREDLFISPNSDGVQLSLL, encoded by the coding sequence ATGACCGAGCTGTCTCTTGTGAGCCAAGCTGCATTTCAGCCCGGCAATACGGCAGATATTGCCGATGCACTGATGAATGCGTCCGGCATGCGGATCGAGATCGATCGGCGGCGCGGACGTGCGGCCGGGATCAATCCGGCCGGCCGGTTCGAGAGCCAGGAACGCGTCGCCTTCGACGACGGCTGGCACACGCTCGAGGACATGCCACCCTTCCGGACCGAAGTTCAGGTCGAGAAGCCGCGCACGGTCATCACCCGCAACGATTCACCCGACATTCCCTTCGACCGGTCGATCAACCCCTACCGGGGCTGCGAGCACGGCTGCATCTACTGCTTTGCCCGGCCGACCCACAGCTATATGGGCCTGTCGGCAGGTCTCGACTTCGAGGCAAAGCTGTTTGCCAAGCCCGATGCGCCGCGCCTGCTGGAACGAGAACTGTCGAAGCCGGGCTACAAGGTGAAGCCGATCGCGATCGGCACCAACACCGATCCCTATCAGCCGATCGAGCGGGAATGGCGCATCATGCGACAGATCCTCGAAGTGCTGGACAAGGCGAACCACCCCGTGGTGATCGTGACGAAGTCGGCGCTCATCCTGCGCGATATCGACATCTTAAAGTCGATGGCCGAGCGCGGGCTGGTCAAGGTCGGCATCTCAGTGACCACACTGGATCGCAAGCTCTCACGCACGATGGAGCCCCGTGCCTCGACGCCGGCCAAGCGGCTGGAGGCGATCAAGACCCTGTCGGAGGCCGGCATTCCCGTGGCCGTGATGATGGCGCCCGTTATTCCGGCCCTCAACGACCACGAGATCGAACGGATCCTCGACAGCGGCAAAGCCGCAGGGGCGACGGAGGCGAGTTATGTGCTGTTGCGCCTGCCGCTCGAAGTGAGCCCGCTCTTCCGTGACTGGTTGCTGCAGCATTACCCGGATCGCTATCGGCACGTGATGTCGCTGGTGCGCTCGATGCGCGACGGCAAGGATTATGATGCCGAATTTGGCAAGCGGATGAAGGGGGCCGGTCCCTATGCGTGGCAGATCAGCCGTCGCTTCGAGATGGCGACCAAGCGACTCGGTCTGATGCGTCGCAGCCTGCATTTGAGGGAAGACCTGTTCATCTCGCCCAATAGCGACGGCGTGCAACTGTCGCTGCTCTGA
- a CDS encoding ribonuclease HII: MKRRTPPDSPGLFPDMPLVPDFSLESRAKRQGLWPVAGTDEAGRGPLAGPVVAAAVILDPKRIPDGLNDSKKLSAAQRDVLYEHILAEATVSIASSSPKRIDLIDIRKASLDAMRRAVAGLDHEARHVLADGRDVPPGLVCAGEAVVKGDARSVSIAAASIIAKVMRDRMMVRAGLVYPGYGFEVHAGYGTDRHRSAIATHGPCPLHRMSFRPLKIAAPADENL; encoded by the coding sequence ATGAAACGTCGCACGCCACCCGATTCTCCTGGCCTCTTTCCAGACATGCCGCTTGTCCCGGATTTCTCGCTGGAGAGCCGCGCCAAGCGTCAAGGCCTTTGGCCGGTGGCCGGGACGGATGAGGCCGGCCGCGGTCCTCTGGCGGGCCCTGTGGTCGCCGCAGCCGTGATCCTCGATCCGAAGCGGATCCCTGATGGGCTGAACGATTCCAAGAAGCTCTCCGCCGCCCAGCGCGACGTGCTCTATGAGCATATCTTGGCCGAGGCGACAGTTTCGATTGCGTCCTCTTCGCCTAAGCGCATCGATCTCATCGATATCCGCAAGGCGAGCCTCGATGCCATGCGCCGGGCCGTCGCCGGTCTCGACCACGAGGCCCGGCATGTGCTGGCCGATGGCCGAGATGTTCCCCCCGGCCTGGTTTGCGCCGGCGAGGCCGTCGTGAAGGGCGATGCGCGATCGGTCTCTATCGCCGCCGCCTCTATCATCGCCAAGGTGATGCGGGACCGCATGATGGTGAGGGCAGGTCTCGTCTATCCCGGCTATGGTTTCGAGGTCCATGCCGGATACGGCACGGATCGCCACCGCAGCGCCATCGCGACGCACGGCCCCTGCCCCTTGCATCGGATGAGCTTCCGGCCGTTGAAAATCGCAGCGCCAGCGGACGAAAATCTCTAA
- a CDS encoding AtpZ/AtpI family protein, translating to MTDHREEDLEERRRRLTTELAERDAKVKDDERAEINADQTRKGYGMAMKISSEFISAIIVGALLGYLFDYFVGTGPWGMIVMLMIGFCAGVLNVMRVVGVVASPHPADRRLDLDDKGNGR from the coding sequence ATGACGGACCACCGGGAAGAAGATCTGGAAGAGCGCCGCAGACGGCTGACCACGGAACTCGCTGAGCGGGACGCCAAGGTCAAGGACGACGAGCGAGCCGAGATCAATGCCGACCAGACCCGTAAGGGATATGGTATGGCAATGAAGATCTCGAGCGAATTCATCTCCGCCATCATTGTCGGTGCCCTCCTGGGTTATCTTTTCGACTACTTTGTGGGCACGGGGCCGTGGGGCATGATCGTCATGCTTATGATCGGTTTCTGCGCCGGCGTGTTGAACGTCATGCGCGTCGTCGGGGTCGTGGCATCGCCACATCCTGCGGATCGCAGACTGGACTTGGACGACAAGGGCAACGGTCGCTGA
- a CDS encoding F0F1 ATP synthase subunit A has product MANDPTSQFLVKPIVPIEIGGIDFSFTNASLFMVATVAAASGFLYFSTANRGLIPTRMQSVAEMAYEFIASMLREGAGAKGMHFFPMVFSLFMFVLTANLLGMFPYFFTITSQIIVTFALALFVILTVLIYGFYKHGLHFLSIFAPSGVPVALLPLVSAIEVVSFLSRPISLSVRLFANMLAGHITLKVFAGFVVSMSAAGAVGVAGSILPLIMTVAMTALEFLVAFLQAYVFAVLTCMYLNDAVHGGH; this is encoded by the coding sequence GTGGCAAACGATCCCACTTCCCAGTTCCTTGTGAAGCCGATTGTACCGATCGAAATCGGCGGGATTGATTTTTCGTTCACCAACGCATCCCTGTTCATGGTGGCAACCGTTGCCGCTGCGTCGGGCTTCCTCTACTTCTCGACAGCCAATCGCGGCCTGATCCCGACGCGCATGCAGTCGGTCGCCGAAATGGCCTATGAGTTCATTGCCTCCATGCTGCGCGAAGGTGCTGGCGCCAAGGGCATGCACTTCTTCCCGATGGTGTTCTCGCTGTTCATGTTCGTCCTGACGGCAAACCTGCTCGGCATGTTCCCCTACTTCTTCACGATCACCAGCCAGATCATCGTGACCTTCGCGCTGGCCCTGTTTGTGATCCTGACGGTCCTGATCTACGGCTTCTACAAGCACGGACTGCACTTCCTCTCGATCTTCGCGCCGTCTGGCGTGCCGGTGGCCCTGTTGCCGCTGGTGTCTGCAATCGAGGTCGTGTCCTTCCTGTCGCGTCCGATCAGCCTTTCCGTCCGTCTTTTCGCCAACATGCTGGCCGGTCACATCACGCTGAAGGTCTTCGCAGGCTTCGTCGTGTCGATGAGTGCTGCCGGTGCCGTCGGCGTCGCAGGCTCCATCCTGCCTCTCATCATGACGGTCGCCATGACCGCTCTCGAATTTCTCGTTGCCTTCCTGCAGGCTTACGTCTTCGCGGTACTGACTTGCATGTACCTGAACGACGCCGTGCACGGTGGTCACTGA
- a CDS encoding cell wall hydrolase, whose translation MRPKFRPSKKVLSRLENWTSPLVFGLASWLIFPTVAAQADMAGLLTGLDRGASNWRMVMTSTPAGSIHEASLAFSEGEASEALSGGAGLILPDGRRIAFDGGKADPDSLPDEMRVTRDQKKGRVMAVEPMLPPRAFSAGSILQRTSSLMEPELKTPSVFAREEDKSKPVELASFYFKREKPVADPSLSPMIADLVTNSVPDVLATAYAPPAPDYASVSPFDSILTDKQQDQGRFIPDIDPEDHAWAATPLPAAVFSDKEQKCLAEGIYFEARGESVKGQAAVAQVILNRVRNPHYPDTICGVVYQNENWRNRCQFSFACDRIPDIVTSPRHWKIAKEIAMAVTAGKIWFKDVGSATHYHATYVKPAWGPTMKRVDKIGKHIFYRTYGGGWS comes from the coding sequence TTGCGTCCCAAGTTTCGTCCTTCGAAGAAGGTCCTCTCCCGACTGGAGAACTGGACCTCTCCCCTGGTCTTCGGCCTTGCGTCGTGGCTGATCTTCCCCACCGTCGCCGCTCAGGCCGATATGGCGGGCCTTCTGACCGGTCTCGACCGCGGTGCCAGCAATTGGCGCATGGTGATGACGTCGACGCCGGCCGGCTCGATCCACGAAGCCAGTCTCGCCTTCTCGGAAGGGGAGGCGTCCGAGGCGCTGTCCGGTGGTGCTGGCTTGATCCTGCCCGACGGTCGCCGCATCGCTTTCGATGGCGGCAAGGCCGATCCTGATTCCTTGCCGGACGAAATGCGTGTCACCCGCGACCAGAAGAAGGGCCGGGTCATGGCCGTCGAGCCCATGCTGCCGCCGCGCGCCTTCTCGGCCGGATCTATCTTGCAGCGGACGAGCTCGCTTATGGAGCCGGAGCTCAAGACACCGTCCGTCTTTGCCCGCGAGGAAGACAAGTCCAAGCCCGTCGAACTCGCAAGCTTCTATTTCAAGCGCGAAAAGCCGGTCGCCGATCCCTCACTGTCGCCGATGATTGCAGATCTCGTGACCAATTCCGTGCCTGATGTGCTGGCGACTGCCTATGCGCCACCGGCCCCGGACTATGCGAGCGTTTCGCCCTTCGACAGCATCCTGACCGACAAGCAGCAAGACCAGGGCCGTTTCATCCCCGATATCGATCCCGAGGATCACGCCTGGGCCGCGACGCCGCTGCCGGCGGCCGTCTTTTCCGACAAGGAACAGAAGTGCCTGGCGGAAGGCATCTATTTTGAAGCCCGTGGCGAATCGGTGAAGGGCCAGGCGGCCGTCGCCCAGGTCATCCTCAACCGGGTGCGCAATCCGCATTATCCCGACACGATCTGCGGAGTGGTCTATCAGAACGAAAATTGGCGCAACCGCTGCCAGTTCTCCTTCGCCTGCGATCGTATCCCCGACATCGTCACGTCTCCGCGCCACTGGAAGATTGCCAAGGAGATTGCCATGGCCGTCACTGCCGGCAAGATCTGGTTCAAGGATGTCGGCTCCGCCACCCACTACCACGCGACCTATGTGAAGCCCGCCTGGGGCCCGACGATGAAGCGCGTGGACAAGATCGGCAAGCACATCTTCTATCGCACCTATGGCGGCGGCTGGAGCTGA